One window of the Patescibacteria group bacterium genome contains the following:
- a CDS encoding glycosyltransferase family 2 protein: MLTNKMLSAVVVCYRDEGNVPALYERLSKSLAGITPHWEIIYVNDASPDRSEELLRELANKDPHLTVIIQSRNFGAQAAFTAGMEQALGDAVILMDGDLQDPPEIIPQFVEKWLQGWEVVYGVRRRREQSMGRLNEWLYHQFYVLFNKLSYMKVPIDAGEFSLIDRKAVEWMNALPERDRLLRGLRAWVGFKQTGVEYVRPERYWGKSTNSFWKNLRWAKRAIFSFSYLPLEWISFIALLVTGIAALAILVYVVLALFYPAPHGFLTTLIVILFLGAIQLLSLGVIAEYLAKIFEEVKQRPRSITREVINDHRKKN, translated from the coding sequence ATGCTCACCAATAAAATGCTCTCGGCAGTAGTGGTATGTTATCGCGATGAAGGGAACGTCCCCGCCCTTTACGAGCGGCTCTCCAAATCGCTTGCAGGCATCACGCCGCATTGGGAAATCATTTATGTAAACGACGCAAGCCCTGACCGCTCTGAAGAATTACTCCGGGAGCTTGCAAACAAAGACCCGCATCTTACCGTGATTATCCAATCACGCAACTTTGGCGCGCAAGCGGCATTCACCGCCGGTATGGAGCAAGCGCTGGGCGACGCGGTGATCCTTATGGATGGCGACCTGCAGGATCCGCCGGAAATAATTCCGCAATTTGTTGAAAAATGGCTTCAAGGCTGGGAGGTGGTATACGGCGTACGCCGCCGCCGCGAACAAAGCATGGGAAGACTTAACGAGTGGCTCTATCACCAGTTCTATGTGCTCTTCAATAAGCTCTCGTACATGAAGGTGCCGATTGACGCGGGGGAATTCTCCCTCATTGACCGCAAGGCAGTGGAATGGATGAACGCTTTGCCAGAGCGCGACAGGCTGCTGCGGGGATTGCGCGCATGGGTAGGATTTAAACAAACTGGCGTAGAATATGTGCGGCCGGAACGCTACTGGGGAAAATCAACCAACAGCTTTTGGAAAAACCTGCGCTGGGCAAAACGCGCGATATTTTCATTCTCCTATCTTCCCTTGGAATGGATTTCTTTTATCGCGCTTCTTGTTACCGGCATTGCCGCGCTCGCAATACTCGTCTATGTGGTCCTCGCGCTCTTCTATCCTGCGCCCCACGGATTCCTCACCACGCTTATTGTCATACTCTTTCTGGGCGCGATCCAACTCCTCTCTTTAGGTGTCATCGCCGAATACCTCGCAAAAATCTTTGAGGAAGTCAAACAGCGCCCCCGCTCCATCACCCGCGAGGTCATCAACGACCATCGGAAAAAAAATTAA
- a CDS encoding TylF/MycF/NovP-related O-methyltransferase: protein MKKILRMLMNAKNPVAKTIANLIRIPPNLYELFLLSYYKNPEAIQTIKKIRRHHTLLLTNFEAYQLWACARAAQKLQGDFAEVGVFEGASAQLICEAKAEKNLHLFDTFEGLPKQKISAQDALITEGQYASSYEKVKSKLFPYFNVRMYKGIFPDETAHFVNSATFAFVHLDVDIYNTTFDCLSFFYPKMVKGGIILSHDYNDIIGVKAAFQDFYSDKTETVIELATNQCLVIKL, encoded by the coding sequence ATGAAAAAAATACTGCGCATGCTCATGAATGCGAAAAATCCTGTCGCAAAAACAATCGCAAATCTCATCCGGATTCCGCCCAATCTCTATGAATTATTCCTGCTTTCCTACTATAAAAACCCTGAAGCGATTCAGACGATAAAAAAAATCCGCCGCCACCACACCCTGCTCCTCACAAACTTCGAGGCCTACCAGCTGTGGGCATGCGCGCGCGCTGCGCAGAAATTACAGGGGGATTTCGCGGAGGTGGGCGTTTTTGAAGGCGCATCAGCCCAGCTTATATGCGAAGCAAAAGCAGAAAAAAATCTCCATCTTTTTGACACCTTCGAGGGACTCCCGAAACAGAAGATCAGCGCCCAAGACGCATTAATAACTGAAGGGCAATATGCCTCCAGTTACGAGAAGGTGAAAAGCAAACTTTTTCCTTACTTTAACGTACGGATGTATAAAGGAATTTTTCCCGATGAGACTGCCCATTTTGTGAATAGTGCAACATTTGCATTTGTCCATCTTGATGTTGACATTTATAATACTACTTTTGATTGCCTATCCTTTTTTTACCCGAAAATGGTAAAAGGTGGCATAATTCTCTCACATGATTATAATGATATTATTGGCGTGAAGGCGGCATTTCAAGACTTTTACTCTGACAAAACGGAAACAGTCATTGAGTTAGCCACGAACCAGTGCTTAGTGATTAAATTATAA
- a CDS encoding SDR family oxidoreductase yields the protein MKILVTGASSGIGRALVKQLVAANHDVLGIARREPELAALREELKSPRFITRVCDVADPHALTQLVNSLIEQNWIPDIAVLGAAIFPDDIRPAFDLPLFKKIIEVNLFGVFHVINALLPHFLTRRRGQFITLGSMAVYRGSTRGAGYPASKAALLAAMKSLSLRYRQENVLFSTIIFGPILTSMWEGKKSFLTPSADQAAQYIIKTMAQPNTVSYFPFLSTSLYRASLLLPDKLFALLSQKLLK from the coding sequence ATGAAAATTTTAGTTACGGGCGCTTCATCCGGCATCGGCCGAGCGCTGGTTAAGCAACTCGTCGCGGCAAATCACGATGTTCTCGGCATTGCCCGCCGCGAACCGGAGCTTGCCGCGCTGCGGGAAGAACTCAAATCTCCGCGGTTCATCACCCGCGTGTGCGACGTCGCCGACCCGCATGCGCTCACGCAGCTCGTGAATAGTTTAATTGAACAAAACTGGATTCCCGACATCGCCGTCCTCGGCGCAGCCATCTTTCCTGATGACATCCGCCCGGCGTTTGATTTGCCATTATTTAAAAAGATAATTGAAGTAAATTTGTTCGGAGTTTTTCACGTGATCAATGCGCTCCTTCCGCATTTTCTCACACGGCGCCGCGGCCAATTCATTACCCTCGGCTCGATGGCAGTCTACCGCGGAAGCACGCGCGGCGCAGGCTACCCGGCAAGCAAGGCAGCGCTTCTTGCCGCGATGAAAAGCCTCTCTCTTCGCTATCGCCAGGAAAATGTTCTTTTCTCTACTATCATCTTCGGCCCCATCCTCACCTCCATGTGGGAAGGGAAAAAATCTTTCCTTACCCCTTCAGCAGACCAAGCTGCCCAATATATAATAAAAACAATGGCACAACCGAACACGGTCTCCTACTTTCCCTTTCTCTCCACCTCCCTCTATCGCGCAAGCCTCCTGCTCCCTGATAAACTGTTTGCCTTATTAAGTCAAAAATTGTTAAAGTAG
- a CDS encoding transketolase C-terminal domain-containing protein, with translation MRNAFVKTLTELVQEDPRIMVITGDLGFNVFDEFKIRFPDRYLNIGVAEANMIGVAAGLALTGKIVYAYSIIPFATMRCYEQIRNDLCYQNLNVNIVGVGGGYSYSYFGATHHAIEDISIMRALPRMTVICPGDPWETSEAVRAAASLPGPTYLRLGKRGEPAVHKPGTTFSVGKGIIIEEGKDVAIIATSTMLEGGLAAAGMLKAQGISPMLVSIHTIKPFDADLLRDIAQRVPAIVTLEEHTIYGGLGSAVAEVLAESPYNPRFKRIGVRDSFPETIGTQVYLRGTHGLNPEQIRDTIIELVNPKSPAQAGSRIP, from the coding sequence ATGCGTAACGCATTCGTCAAGACTCTGACGGAACTTGTGCAGGAAGACCCGCGCATTATGGTCATCACGGGCGACCTTGGCTTCAATGTGTTTGATGAATTTAAGATCAGATTCCCTGACCGCTACCTGAATATTGGCGTCGCGGAGGCGAACATGATCGGCGTCGCCGCAGGACTCGCACTTACGGGTAAAATCGTATACGCCTATTCGATCATCCCCTTTGCCACGATGCGCTGCTATGAGCAGATCAGGAATGATCTCTGCTACCAAAATCTGAATGTGAACATTGTCGGCGTGGGGGGCGGCTACAGCTATAGCTATTTCGGCGCGACCCATCACGCGATTGAAGACATCAGCATCATGCGCGCGCTTCCCCGCATGACCGTCATCTGTCCCGGCGACCCTTGGGAAACAAGCGAAGCGGTGCGCGCGGCAGCCTCGCTCCCCGGCCCCACGTATCTGCGCCTTGGGAAACGGGGAGAGCCTGCCGTGCATAAACCAGGTACCACTTTTTCCGTGGGCAAGGGTATCATTATAGAAGAAGGCAAAGATGTGGCCATCATTGCCACGAGCACCATGCTGGAAGGAGGATTGGCTGCAGCGGGCATGCTGAAAGCCCAGGGAATATCCCCGATGCTCGTGAGCATCCATACGATTAAACCATTCGATGCGGATTTACTGCGTGATATCGCGCAGCGGGTGCCCGCAATTGTCACGCTGGAAGAGCATACCATTTATGGGGGCTTGGGAAGTGCGGTAGCAGAAGTGCTTGCGGAATCGCCGTATAATCCCCGCTTCAAACGGATCGGGGTGCGTGACTCTTTCCCTGAGACCATCGGCACCCAGGTATACCTTCGCGGCACGCACGGTCTGAATCCGGAGCAAATAAGAGATACGATAATTGAATTGGTAAATCCGAAATCTCCCGCCCAGGCGGGATCCCGCATACCTTAG
- a CDS encoding transketolase encodes MEERDVQKLKQIARDIRKETLRMIADAKSCHVGSCFSCIDILAALYFHSLRINPQNPHWPARDRFIMSKGHGVAALYVTLAKRGFCSPDVLQHYIKDGSMLAGHVTCTAMPGIEASTGSLGHGLSIGVGMALALQKDQPQSKVYVLLSDGECDEGSTWEAALSAGHFGLDNLVAIVDYNKIQSYGAVAEVMSLEPLADKWRAFRFEVKELDGHDIPALVATFDRLPLRQGKPTLILAHTIKGKGVSFMENQMEWHYHTPNEQQLTAAVDELDAGE; translated from the coding sequence ATGGAAGAACGAGATGTACAAAAATTGAAACAAATCGCCCGCGACATCAGGAAAGAGACCCTCCGCATGATTGCGGATGCAAAAAGCTGCCATGTGGGCTCCTGTTTTTCCTGTATCGACATTCTCGCCGCGCTCTATTTCCACTCCCTCCGCATTAACCCTCAAAACCCCCATTGGCCTGCGCGCGACCGCTTCATTATGAGTAAAGGGCATGGCGTGGCGGCGCTTTATGTCACGCTAGCGAAGCGCGGCTTTTGCTCGCCAGATGTCCTGCAACACTATATAAAAGACGGGAGCATGCTCGCCGGGCATGTTACCTGTACGGCAATGCCGGGCATAGAAGCGTCCACAGGATCACTGGGGCATGGCCTCTCAATCGGCGTCGGCATGGCGCTCGCGCTCCAAAAGGACCAGCCGCAAAGCAAAGTATATGTGCTCCTTTCAGACGGCGAATGCGACGAAGGCTCTACCTGGGAAGCGGCGCTCTCTGCGGGGCACTTTGGATTGGATAATCTCGTCGCCATCGTTGATTATAATAAAATCCAAAGTTACGGCGCGGTGGCAGAGGTGATGAGCCTGGAACCGCTCGCGGACAAATGGCGCGCCTTCCGTTTCGAGGTGAAGGAGCTGGATGGCCATGACATCCCTGCGCTCGTCGCCACGTTCGACCGCCTTCCCTTACGACAGGGAAAACCCACACTCATCCTCGCCCATACCATAAAGGGCAAAGGCGTGTCATTCATGGAAAACCAAATGGAGTGGCATTACCATACGCCTAATGAACAACAATTAACCGCGGCAGTCGATGAGTTAGATGCAGGAGAATAA
- a CDS encoding class I SAM-dependent methyltransferase, translated as MRATLCAICATNEYDTLLYEANFSREHLTSATFSARRLPDRIRYRTVRCTRCGLVRADPILEPQELERLYEGSTITYAADKPSLIATYRRYLRRAMRYGNPKGSLLEIGCGDGFFLAEARRMGLNEVKGVEPGQEAIAAADPEIKPHIVQGLYRRENFRASTFDYACLFQVIDHMDDPALCLDTLHGHLKPRGILLIISHNWSALTNRLLGARSPIIDIEHPYLFSAKTIAALASLHHFRILEVGAVWNTHTLRHWAELAPLPLPLKHRSLKLLLSFNMSEIKLTIPAGNFYLIAQRI; from the coding sequence ATGCGCGCCACTCTCTGCGCCATTTGCGCCACAAACGAATACGATACGCTTCTCTATGAAGCAAATTTTAGCCGTGAGCATTTAACCAGCGCGACGTTCTCCGCGCGCCGCCTCCCTGACCGCATCCGTTACCGCACGGTGCGCTGCACCCGATGCGGCTTGGTGCGCGCAGATCCTATCCTTGAGCCGCAGGAATTGGAGCGGCTTTACGAAGGGAGCACAATTACCTACGCTGCGGATAAACCCAGCCTCATCGCCACCTACCGCCGCTACCTCCGCCGCGCCATGCGTTATGGCAATCCAAAGGGATCACTTCTTGAAATCGGGTGCGGAGATGGATTCTTCCTTGCCGAAGCGCGCAGGATGGGATTAAATGAAGTGAAGGGTGTGGAGCCGGGACAAGAAGCGATCGCCGCTGCTGATCCTGAAATAAAGCCTCATATCGTCCAAGGGCTCTACCGGCGCGAGAACTTCAGAGCGTCCACGTTTGATTACGCGTGCCTTTTCCAAGTCATTGATCATATGGATGATCCCGCGCTCTGCCTGGACACCCTGCATGGGCATCTCAAACCGCGCGGTATCCTGCTCATCATCAGCCACAACTGGAGCGCGCTCACGAATCGCTTGCTTGGCGCGCGATCCCCCATCATCGACATCGAACATCCATATCTGTTTAGTGCCAAAACTATAGCGGCACTCGCCTCCCTGCATCATTTCCGTATCTTAGAAGTAGGCGCAGTATGGAACACTCATACACTGCGCCACTGGGCGGAACTTGCTCCCCTTCCCTTACCGTTGAAGCATCGCTCGCTTAAATTGCTCCTTTCGTTTAATATGAGCGAGATTAAACTTACCATCCCGGCGGGAAATTTTTATCTCATCGCGCAGCGTATCTAA
- a CDS encoding class I tRNA ligase family protein yields MDLPVIELKILDWWRENKIFEKSVEKPASRGDFVFYEGPPTANGKPGIHHVLARAFKDIIPRFKTMQGYRVVRKAGWDTHGLPVELEVEKQLGLKNKKEVEAYGIAAFNQKCKESVWKYKDEWEKLTARMGFWVDMEHPYVTYTAPYVEALWGVIKLFHERGLLIEGHKVVPHCPRCGTALSSHELALGYQSVKDLSLTIKFEILNPKSEINSKFKIPHDGKVFILSWTTTPWTLPGNVALAVGENINYVMVRRFTGEWDKAGKAIYDIVILAQDIYEELEKVSASLKAEPFHFLFDETPGGREVTLMPQVLSEFKGKELVGLEYEPLFNVPALKSSISYKVYAADFVSTTDGTGVVHTAVMYGEDDYNLGTAVGLPKKHTVDEAGLFNADAPEFVRGKFVKDPETEKLIIADLEKRGLVFKKELYEHDYPYCWRCRTPLLYYAKHSWFVAMSTLRNELIETNNQINWVPDYIKEGRFGEWLREVKDWAFSRERYWGTPLPIWRCQGSHRTHNMEHETIDSGSMIHDTGLSGCGRVEVIGSVAELVQRARLKNRYIFMRHGRAVSNVNDICNGSVEISQSYPLVEEGIAQVRTTITTLKNEKIDAIYSSDFLRTQQTAEMIAKELGVPVLYDARIREYAVGVYEGKSTAEYNREFPSVRERFLKKPEGGETYGEILKRMADFMKGLESGHEGKTFLIVSHGDPLWILIWALNGSPGALDNYTYPIKGNPIMVESGIFLTNALGEADLHRPFVDDIIFPCTCGGVMRRVPEVADVWFDSGAMPFAQYPENIEALSQEGTKSLRQFPADYISEAIDQTRGWFYTLLAVSVALGKGAPYRNVICLGHILDAKGKKMSKSLGNIIVPEDVFAKYGADAVRWYLFTVNDPGLPKRFDEKEIMEIVKKFFMILWNVVSFHELYPPEQFNSLSVSQLVSSKNLGALDRWILARLNQLIALVTERLEAYDVTPAGRAIEEFVTDLSTWYVRRSRERMKTGSESRAVLRYVLIEFSKLIAPFIPFTAEALWQKIHGTQNMEHGTEGSVHLADWPQAGEIDKEVLVHMDAVRKVVEVGLAARAAAKIPVRQPLQRASIKYQESGIKEEYADILKDELNVKEVVFEKSTGPLSVELDTHLTEELKLEGMKREFIRAVNNLRKEAKLTIKDQIVLSVQKTPISEQLINTYKNDLLKATISSEVRFVEEVASTRHAQVKLGGEDIVFGF; encoded by the coding sequence ATGGATTTACCAGTCATAGAGTTAAAGATTTTAGATTGGTGGCGGGAAAATAAGATATTTGAGAAATCAGTGGAGAAACCCGCTTCTCGCGGCGATTTTGTGTTTTATGAAGGCCCGCCGACGGCAAACGGCAAGCCCGGGATTCATCATGTGCTCGCGCGCGCGTTTAAGGATATCATACCCCGCTTCAAGACTATGCAGGGATACCGCGTGGTAAGGAAGGCGGGTTGGGATACGCACGGCCTGCCGGTGGAGCTGGAAGTGGAGAAGCAATTGGGTTTGAAGAACAAGAAGGAGGTGGAGGCGTATGGCATCGCCGCATTCAACCAAAAATGCAAAGAGTCAGTATGGAAATACAAGGACGAGTGGGAAAAGCTCACCGCGCGCATGGGGTTCTGGGTGGATATGGAGCATCCATATGTGACCTATACCGCGCCTTATGTGGAGGCGCTTTGGGGCGTGATTAAACTTTTCCATGAACGCGGGCTTCTTATTGAAGGGCACAAGGTCGTGCCGCACTGCCCTCGGTGCGGGACGGCGCTTTCGAGCCACGAATTAGCATTGGGGTATCAGTCGGTGAAGGATCTGTCGCTTACGATTAAATTCGAAATCCTAAATCCTAAATCCGAAATAAATTCAAAATTCAAAATTCCACATGACGGAAAAGTTTTTATCTTATCTTGGACTACTACACCATGGACGTTACCAGGGAATGTAGCATTAGCGGTTGGTGAAAATATTAACTATGTAATGGTAAGACGATTTACTGGTGAATGGGACAAGGCTGGGAAGGCAATTTATGACATTGTAATACTCGCGCAAGATATATACGAAGAACTTGAAAAAGTATCAGCATCGTTAAAGGCAGAACCATTCCATTTTCTTTTCGATGAGACACCAGGTGGACGCGAAGTTACACTAATGCCACAAGTCCTGTCGGAATTTAAAGGTAAAGAGTTAGTTGGATTAGAATACGAACCGCTCTTTAATGTTCCGGCTCTAAAGTCGTCAATATCATATAAGGTATATGCTGCCGACTTCGTGAGCACCACGGATGGGACAGGGGTGGTGCATACGGCGGTGATGTATGGTGAGGATGATTATAATTTGGGCACGGCGGTGGGACTACCGAAGAAGCATACGGTTGACGAGGCAGGATTGTTTAATGCGGATGCGCCGGAATTTGTGCGCGGGAAGTTTGTGAAAGATCCGGAAACGGAGAAATTGATTATTGCCGATTTAGAGAAGCGCGGATTGGTATTTAAGAAAGAACTTTACGAGCATGATTATCCTTACTGCTGGCGGTGCAGAACGCCGCTCCTTTACTATGCTAAGCACAGCTGGTTCGTGGCGATGTCAACATTGCGGAATGAGCTGATTGAAACTAATAATCAGATTAATTGGGTCCCAGACTATATAAAGGAGGGGCGGTTTGGCGAGTGGCTGCGGGAAGTGAAGGATTGGGCGTTTTCGCGCGAACGGTATTGGGGGACACCACTGCCCATTTGGAGGTGCCAAGGGAGCCATAGAACACATAACATGGAACATGAAACAATTGATTCAGGATCCATGATACATGATACAGGCCTGAGTGGCTGCGGCCGCGTGGAAGTAATCGGCAGTGTGGCTGAACTGGTGCAGAGAGCAAGGCTCAAGAACCGCTACATTTTCATGCGGCATGGCCGGGCAGTATCGAATGTGAATGATATTTGTAATGGATCTGTGGAGATTTCTCAATCGTATCCATTGGTTGAAGAGGGTATTGCGCAAGTGCGCACTACAATAACTACATTAAAAAATGAGAAGATTGACGCGATTTATTCTTCTGATTTTTTACGGACGCAGCAAACCGCGGAAATGATTGCGAAAGAATTAGGTGTGCCAGTTCTGTATGACGCAAGGATTCGTGAGTACGCAGTGGGGGTGTATGAGGGCAAATCAACTGCTGAATATAATCGGGAATTCCCAAGTGTCAGAGAGAGATTTCTAAAGAAGCCAGAAGGAGGAGAGACGTATGGGGAGATATTAAAGAGAATGGCCGACTTTATGAAAGGGCTTGAAAGCGGACACGAGGGGAAAACATTCTTAATCGTCTCTCACGGTGATCCGCTCTGGATTTTGATCTGGGCACTGAATGGAAGCCCGGGAGCGCTTGATAATTATACTTACCCAATTAAAGGAAATCCGATAATGGTTGAGAGCGGCATATTTTTAACCAATGCACTTGGCGAAGCTGATCTGCATCGTCCGTTCGTAGATGACATTATTTTTCCCTGCACGTGCGGCGGCGTGATGCGCCGCGTACCCGAGGTCGCAGACGTATGGTTTGACTCGGGCGCCATGCCGTTTGCGCAATATCCGGAGAATATCGAGGCATTAAGTCAGGAAGGCACTAAGTCATTACGTCAGTTTCCGGCTGATTATATTTCCGAGGCGATCGACCAGACGCGCGGCTGGTTCTATACCCTCCTCGCGGTATCGGTGGCGCTGGGCAAAGGCGCGCCCTACAGAAATGTAATATGTTTAGGCCACATACTCGATGCGAAAGGAAAGAAGATGTCGAAATCTCTTGGCAATATTATCGTGCCAGAGGACGTATTCGCGAAATATGGCGCGGATGCGGTGCGCTGGTATTTATTTACCGTGAATGATCCGGGGCTGCCGAAACGATTTGATGAGAAAGAAATAATGGAAATAGTCAAGAAATTTTTCATGATTCTTTGGAACGTCGTTTCGTTCCATGAACTCTACCCCCCTGAACAGTTTAACAGTTTGTCTGTTTCTCAGTTGGTCAGTTCGAAAAATTTAGGAGCTCTTGATCGCTGGATACTGGCTCGTTTAAATCAGCTCATTGCGCTGGTGACCGAGCGGCTTGAAGCGTATGATGTCACACCTGCGGGGCGCGCGATTGAAGAGTTTGTTACTGATCTTTCTACTTGGTATGTGCGCCGCAGCAGGGAGCGAATGAAGACAGGCAGTGAAAGCCGGGCGGTGCTGCGCTATGTGCTCATAGAATTTTCAAAACTCATTGCGCCATTTATTCCCTTTACCGCAGAAGCACTCTGGCAGAAGATACATGGAACACAAAACATGGAACATGGAACAGAAGGATCGGTGCATTTAGCGGATTGGCCGCAGGCGGGTGAAATTGATAAGGAAGTGCTCGTACATATGGACGCCGTGCGCAAAGTGGTCGAGGTAGGGCTCGCGGCACGCGCGGCCGCAAAAATCCCCGTCCGGCAGCCGTTGCAACGCGCGAGTATCAAGTATCAAGAATCAGGCATTAAGGAAGAGTATGCCGACATTTTGAAAGATGAACTGAATGTGAAGGAAGTAGTGTTTGAAAAATCAACAGGGCCGTTAAGCGTCGAGCTCGATACGCATTTGACGGAAGAGCTCAAGCTTGAAGGCATGAAGCGGGAATTCATCCGCGCGGTAAATAATTTGAGAAAAGAAGCGAAGCTGACTATAAAAGATCAGATAGTGCTCTCGGTGCAGAAGACGCCGATCTCGGAGCAATTAATTAATACTTATAAAAATGACCTTCTCAAGGCTACGATTTCCTCGGAGGTGCGTTTTGTGGAAGAAGTGGCATCCACGCGACATGCACAGGTTAAATTGGGGGGAGAGGATATAGTTTTTGGCTTCTAA